One Oncorhynchus nerka isolate Pitt River linkage group LG5, Oner_Uvic_2.0, whole genome shotgun sequence genomic window carries:
- the hs6st2 gene encoding LOW QUALITY PROTEIN: heparan-sulfate 6-O-sulfotransferase 2 (The sequence of the model RefSeq protein was modified relative to this genomic sequence to represent the inferred CDS: inserted 3 bases in 2 codons; substituted 1 base at 1 genomic stop codon) — protein MDERSTNHHRLLIALLIILLFGVIVLQYLCPSSDCQLLHLGSLASNSGRNAIGSQGNDIGLSGQDTYVAEDCALARFVPRFNFTSADLSRLVDFNIQGDDVIVFLHIHXTGGTTFGRHLVRNIKLERPCECHAGQNKCTCYRPGKRETWLFSRFSTGWSCGLHADWTELTNCVPSLMNTREPPKKPTVHSRNYYYITILRDQVWRNLSEWRHVQRGATWKXDGRAPTLAELPSYDPGDDWSGCSLQEFMDCPYNLANNRQVRMLADLSLVGCYNVSAMSEDERWAVLLESAKRNLRGMAFFGLTEYQRETQYLFERIFCLAFISPFTQLTGTRAASIEVVPETQLQVRHLKQWDEELYEYARDLLLQRFQVARQQERKQARERRQQKRRRLRGKLGSTRLGMGRPVAEWPSDKPQWTETQAGEAITTHLRPPSPERKHQKRGGGEPVEAEVQLPDWWGLEENSTIEDYMDNXEQWRL, from the exons ATGGATGAAAGGTCCACCAATCACCACCGGCTCTTGATTGCCCTGTTGATAATCTTGCTCTTTGGCGTTATTGTGCTTCAGTACCTTTGTCCTAGCTCCGATTGCCAACTGTTGCACCTAGGATCATTGGCCTCTAACTCGGGCAGAAATGCCATCGGGTCCCAGGGAAACGACATTGGCCTCAGTGGACAGGACACATACGTCGCTGAGGACTGTGCCCTAGCCCGTTTTGTTCCCCGCTTCAATTTCACTTCTGCAGACCTCAGTCGACTCGTAGACTTCAATATCCAGGGAGATGATGTTATTGTTTTTCTACACATTCATTAGACAGGGGGCACAACATTTGGTCGACATTTAGTGCGTAATATTAAACTCGAGAGGCCTTGTGAGTGTCATGCTGGCCAAAATAAATGCACCTGTTACCGGCCAGGTAAAAGGGAAACGTGGCTTTTCTCTCGGTTCTCCACTGGCTGGAGCTGTGGTCTTCACGCGGACTGGACCGAGCTGACCAACTGCGTGCCTTCTCTCATGAACACGCGCGAGCCCCCCAAGAAGCCTACAGTTCACAG CCGGAACTACTACTACATCACCATCCTGCGTGACCAGGTGTGGCGTAACCTGAGCGAGTGGCGGCACGTGCAGCGCGGTGCCACCTGGAA TGACGGGCGCGCCCCCACGCTGGCCGAGTTGCCCAGCTACGACCCCGGGGATGACTGGTCCGGCTGCTCTCTGCAGGAGTTCATGGACTGCCCCTACAACCTGGCCAACAACCGGCAGGTCCGCATGCTGGCAGACCTCAGCCTGGTGGGCTGCTACAATGTCTCGGCCATGAGCGAGGACGAGCGCTGGGCTGTGTTATTAGAGAGCGCCAAGCGGAACCTGCGGGGCATGGCCTTCTTCGGCCTGACAGAGTACCAGAGGGAAACCCAGTACCTGTTTGAGAGGATCTTCTGCCTGGCGTTCATCTCCCCCTTCACCCAGCTCACTGGCACGCGGGCGGCCAGCATAGAGGTCGTGCCTGAGACGCAGCTCCAGGTCCGCCATCTGAAACAATGGGATGAGGAGCTGTACGAGTATGCCCGTGACCTGTTGCTCCAGCGCTTCCAGGTGGCCCGGCAGCAGGAGAGGAAACAGGCCAGGGAGAGGAGGCAGCAGAAGAGGAGAAGGCTCAGAGGGAAGCTGGGGTCAACCAGGCTGGGGATGGGGAGGCCGGTGGCCGAGTGGCCCAGCGATAAGCCCCAGTGGACAGAGACCCAGGCTGGGGAGGCGATCACCACCCACCTACGACCACCCTCCCCAGAAAGGAAGCATCagaagaggggaggtggagagccTGTAGAGGCTGAGGTGCAGCTGCCAGACTGGtggggtctggaggagaacagCACCATTGAGGACTACATGGATA GGGAACAGTGGCGGTTGTAG